GTGATCGTGACCGCGCTCGCGGGTTTCGGGGCCCCAACGGCCTATGCCGGGAAGGCATCTCCGAAGCCCGCCTGCTGCAAGCCATCTCATTGCCTGTCTCAAAGCGTCCAAGTCTCAAAAAACTTGAGCTGTTGCCGCGCGGACCGGCCGGCACAGGCCCCGACCACCGCGCCCGCCACTCCCAAGGCGCTTGATAACATGGGGCCGCTGACCACCCTCGAGGTGGTCCTGGTCTCGAATCCCCAAGTTTTTCGCAATGATCAATCCGGGAAGGTGTTCCATTCGCCCCCTCCTCCGCTTTTTGACCTCAAGTCTTCGTTCTTAATCTGACCCCAAAGAGAAAACGCCAGGGTGCGTTGTTCACGGCTCGACTACGAGCCAAAGGGGTCAGATTATGTTTATTGCCTTACTCTTGCTCCTCCTGCTGCCTTTACAGGCGGTCGCAGGAGACAAAATCCTCACTCTGGATGAGGCGATCCAGGAGGTTTTGATCGTCAATCAGGATGTTCGCGCCGCCGGCTACCGGACCGAGGCGGCCAAGGCCCGCATTCCCCAGGCCAAGGCGCTCGACGACCCGATGGTGGGGGTGATGTTCGAGGACGTCCCGTTCGGCGACAACGTCACCCATGGCGAGCAAATCAACTACCGGATCGAGCAGAAGCTCCCCTTTCCGGGCAAACGGCACGTGCGGGGCAAGGCCGCGCGCTTCGACGCCGAAGCGGCGGCGGCGAACGCCTCAGGCCGCGTTCGCGACGTCCTTCTCGATCTCAAAAGGACCTATTACGAGGTCTACCGGATCGAACGGAGCCTCGAGGTCAACCGCGAGAACCAGGCCCTTCTGCGGCAATTCCTGGGCTCGACGGAAACCGCCTACGCCGCGGGAAAGACTACGGCGGCCAATCCCCTCAAGGCCCAGGTGGAGCTCTCACAGTTGAAGAACCAGGAGATCCTCTTGCACCAGGAACACCAGACGCACATGGCCCACCTGACGGCGATCCTGAACCGCACCGACCACGAAGATCTCCGGCTACCGTCCCGTCTCTCATGGCCACGGTTGAAGGCGACTCTCGAGGACATCGAGGCGATGGCCGTGGAATCGCGCCCGGAGTTGAAGGAACTCCGCGCCGCAGAAAAACGCGACCGCGCGCGGGTCACCTCCGCCAAGCAAGGTCTCATTCCCGATTTTGCACTCGGCTTCGAGTACAATCAGCGCCCGAACCGGGAGGACGCCTGGACGGGGACCGCGATGATCAACCTCCCCGTCTTTTTCTGGAGCAAGAACCGGGGCGAAATCCGCGAGGCGAAGGCCTCGCTCCAGGCCGCCAAGGCGGAGCACGATTCGATGGAGATCCACACGCGGCACGAGCTCGAGCAGGCCTACTCCGGCGTTACGGCCTCGCAGAAGGTGGTGGCGAGCTACGAGCGCGAGATCCTGCCGCAGGCAAAGACGACCCTGGAGGCCGCGCGGACGGCCTACGCCTCGGGAGACGTGGATTTTCTCACCCTGATCGACGCGGCGCGGACCTATCGCGATCTCAAAACGTCCTATTACGAAAGCCAGGCCCGGCTCGGCATGACGTTCGCCGAACTGGAACGACTGGTGGGGAGAGATTTATGAATGCGAAAAATATCATCCTGGCGGCCGCCCTCTTCGGCATCGCCGCGAGCGCAGTCTTCGGCCTTTCGTCGTGCGCCAAGTCCGGACAGCACGAGAAGGACCCCGACACCGCCTATTACACCTGCCCGATGCACCATCAGATTCACATGGATCACCCGGGCCAGTGCCCGATCTGCGGGATGGATCTGGTCAGAGTTGATCCGAAGAAAGGCGGAGGCGGACCGCAATCAGGCATCACCATCCCAGGCGATCAACAACAACTCATCGGCCTCAGGACGGAGGCGGCGGTCAAGAAGCGCGCCGTACAGGAGATCCGAACCGTCGGCCGCGTCGCCTTCGATCCGGATTTGGCCGTGGCCCAGCGTGAGTACCTGGAAATCGTCAAGAGCGTCCCCGCGCTTAAAGACGCGGCGAGGTCCAACCTGAGGTTGAAAGGGATGTCGGAGGAGGAGATCCGTGGTCTGGAACGCAAGGGCGCCTCCACGAACCTCTATCTCCCCCAGACGGGCGATTCCGTCTGGGTCTATGCGACCCTCTACCAGGATGAGGCGAACCTTGTGACGCCAGGGCTTGAGGCGGAGGTCTCCCTTCCCTCGGGCCCGGATGAGAAATTCATCGGGACAATTCGAGCGATCGACCCCGTCGTCAATCCGATCACACGATCGGCCCGTGCGCGCATTGAGATCCCGGCCGGAGGCGGCCGATTGCGGCCGGACACCTATGTGGACGTCTCGCTCAAGGTCGATCTCGGCGAGGCGATCCTGATCCCCAAGTCCGCGGTGATCGACACGGGGGTCCGGAAGGTCGCCTTCGTGGTGCGTGACGGAACGAATTTTCAACCGCGCGATATCAAGACAGGTCCCGAGGCCGGCGACAACGTGGTCGTGAACGAGGGAATCGCCGAGGGAGAGAAGGTCGTCGCCAGCGCCGCCTTCATGGTGGATTCGGAATCGCAGTTAAAGGCGGCCGTCGCCTCGGCCCCGGGATGCCCGGAGGGACAGTCCTGGGATCAAGGGATGTCGATGTGCATGCCGACACCGGGGAAATAGCGTGATTGAAAAGATCATCGAATTCTCGGCCCGAAACAAGTTCATCGTCCTCACCCTCGTGGCGGTGGCGATGGCGATCGGGGTCTGGTGCCTGAGGAACATCCCGTTGGACGCCATTCCCGATCTCTCCGACACCCAGGTCATCATCTACTCCCGCTGGGACCGGAGCCCCGACATCATGGAGGACCAGGTCACCTATCCGATCGTCACCGCCCTCCTGGGGGCCCCGAAGGTCAAGGCCGTCCGGGGCTTTTCGGATTTTGGTTTCTCTTACGTCTACGTGATTTTCGAGGACGGGACCGACATCTACTGGGCGCGGAGCCGCGTCCTGGAATATCTTTCCAAGATCATCCCGCGTCTCCCCCCCGGTGTGGAGACCGAGCTCGGACCCGACGCCACCAGCGTCGGTTGGATCTTTGAATACGCCCTCGTGGACGACACGGGGAAACACAACCTGCAGGAACTCCGGAGCTATCAGGACTGGAATCTGCGTTACCATCTTCAGAGCGTCCCGGGCGTCGCCGAGGTCGCCTCCGTCGGGGGTTTCGTCAAGCAGTACCAGGTGAACGTCGATCCCAATGCCCTGGCCGCGTACAACATCCCGCTCAACCAGGCGGTCGACGCGATCCGAAAGGGAAACAACGAGATCGGAGGGAGGCTCGTCGAGTTTTCGGGACGCGAATACATGGTGCGCGGACGGGGGTATATCCGGTCCCTCGAGGACATTGAGAACATCGCGGTCGGGATCGATTCAAAGACGGGAACACCGGTCCTCATCAGGAACATCGGCACCGTCCGGCTGGGCCCCGACATCCGGCGCGGCGTCGCCGACCTGGACGGCCGGGGGGATGTCGTCGGCGGCATCGTCGTGATGCGGTACGGCGAGAACGCCCTGAACGTGATCGAGCGGGTGAAGGCTCGGATCGAGGAGCTCAAGCCCTCGCTCCCCGAGGGGGTCCGGATCGTCACCACCTACGACCGCTCCGACTTGATCGGCCGATCGATCGAGACGCTCAAGACAACGCTGACCGATGAAATGATCATCGTGAGCATCGTCATCCTGATATTTCTCTGGCACATCCCTTCGGCGATCGTCCCGATCATCACGATCCCGGTCGCGGTCTTGCTCGCCTTCATCCCCCTCTATCTGATGGGGCTGACCTCCAACATCATGTCCCTGGCCGGGATGGCGATCTCCATCGGCGTCCTGGTCGACGGGGCGATCGTCGAAGTCGAAAACGCCTACAAGAAACTGGAGCGTTGGCTCGCCGGCGGACGAAAGGG
Above is a window of bacterium DNA encoding:
- a CDS encoding TolC family protein gives rise to the protein MFIALLLLLLLPLQAVAGDKILTLDEAIQEVLIVNQDVRAAGYRTEAAKARIPQAKALDDPMVGVMFEDVPFGDNVTHGEQINYRIEQKLPFPGKRHVRGKAARFDAEAAAANASGRVRDVLLDLKRTYYEVYRIERSLEVNRENQALLRQFLGSTETAYAAGKTTAANPLKAQVELSQLKNQEILLHQEHQTHMAHLTAILNRTDHEDLRLPSRLSWPRLKATLEDIEAMAVESRPELKELRAAEKRDRARVTSAKQGLIPDFALGFEYNQRPNREDAWTGTAMINLPVFFWSKNRGEIREAKASLQAAKAEHDSMEIHTRHELEQAYSGVTASQKVVASYEREILPQAKTTLEAARTAYASGDVDFLTLIDAARTYRDLKTSYYESQARLGMTFAELERLVGRDL
- a CDS encoding efflux RND transporter periplasmic adaptor subunit, with the translated sequence MNAKNIILAAALFGIAASAVFGLSSCAKSGQHEKDPDTAYYTCPMHHQIHMDHPGQCPICGMDLVRVDPKKGGGGPQSGITIPGDQQQLIGLRTEAAVKKRAVQEIRTVGRVAFDPDLAVAQREYLEIVKSVPALKDAARSNLRLKGMSEEEIRGLERKGASTNLYLPQTGDSVWVYATLYQDEANLVTPGLEAEVSLPSGPDEKFIGTIRAIDPVVNPITRSARARIEIPAGGGRLRPDTYVDVSLKVDLGEAILIPKSAVIDTGVRKVAFVVRDGTNFQPRDIKTGPEAGDNVVVNEGIAEGEKVVASAAFMVDSESQLKAAVASAPGCPEGQSWDQGMSMCMPTPGK